In a genomic window of Methylovirgula sp. 4M-Z18:
- a CDS encoding N-acetylglucosamine kinase — protein sequence MMVLGVDGGGTSCRAALATAEGRIVGRAKVGPANIRTDLNGARDSIMAAVRDAFASAGQDIASIPDTPALLGLAGANVGTYGVQLRAALPFTHCLIQSDTMIALEGAVGMGDGAIAILGTGSAYLAREANEIRELGGWGFLIGDQGSGARIGRDLLEETLLAFDGIVPGSPLTEAVLAAHRGDPGQIVEFTTSATPGDFATYAPMVFDYADHGDAVAIKIADRAAAAVEASLDALKLKQDAPRCLLGGLAAQIGPRLSAHHQALISPPLQDALGGAISMAVRLFADRDVSHAGPY from the coding sequence ATGATGGTCTTAGGCGTCGACGGCGGGGGAACGAGCTGCCGAGCAGCGCTTGCGACCGCTGAGGGACGAATCGTCGGCCGGGCGAAAGTCGGTCCCGCCAATATCCGGACGGATCTGAACGGCGCGCGCGACAGCATCATGGCGGCAGTTCGCGACGCGTTCGCGTCGGCCGGCCAAGACATCGCCTCAATCCCGGATACGCCGGCCCTGCTCGGCCTCGCGGGAGCCAATGTCGGAACCTATGGCGTGCAATTGCGCGCGGCCCTGCCCTTCACCCATTGCCTCATTCAGTCGGACACCATGATTGCGCTGGAAGGCGCGGTCGGGATGGGCGATGGCGCCATCGCCATTCTGGGAACGGGTAGCGCCTATCTCGCGCGGGAAGCGAACGAGATCCGCGAACTCGGGGGCTGGGGTTTTCTGATCGGCGATCAAGGCAGCGGCGCGCGGATCGGCCGCGATCTCCTCGAGGAGACGCTTCTGGCCTTTGACGGAATCGTCCCTGGCTCTCCCCTGACCGAAGCGGTCTTGGCCGCCCACCGCGGCGATCCGGGCCAGATCGTGGAATTCACCACATCGGCAACGCCTGGTGATTTCGCGACCTACGCGCCCATGGTCTTCGATTACGCGGACCATGGCGATGCAGTGGCCATCAAAATTGCCGATCGGGCCGCGGCGGCCGTCGAAGCTTCGCTCGATGCGCTCAAATTGAAACAGGATGCGCCGCGCTGCCTGCTGGGCGGCCTTGCCGCCCAGATCGGACCACGGCTGTCCGCACATCACCAAGCGCTCATAAGCCCGCCCTTACAGGATGCGTTGGGAGGCGCAATCTCCATGGCTGTCCGTTTGTTCGCCGACCGAGATGTAAGCCATGCCGGACCCTATTGA
- a CDS encoding GntR family transcriptional regulator, translating into MPDPIDLMLKTIAGPKSKSAPLYLQLRASILDAIRKGSLPPGDALPSEREIAARAKISRVTVRKALRSLVEQGVLVQRHGSGTFVAAHAEPRVQPLSRLTSFTDDMARRGKRTHSLWLERGIHLPSPQEMMVLGLTASERVTRVHRLRFANDTALAVERVSIAASLLPNPEEIVASLYAALAARGNHPVRAVQRISAAIVDAQDAELLRVPPGSAGLDIERISYLGHGKTVEFTRSVYRSDIYDFVAEMQLGESSEGEEH; encoded by the coding sequence ATGCCGGACCCTATTGATCTCATGCTCAAAACCATCGCCGGACCCAAGAGCAAAAGCGCGCCGCTCTATTTGCAGCTGCGCGCGTCGATCCTCGACGCAATAAGAAAAGGATCGTTGCCCCCTGGAGATGCATTGCCGTCCGAGCGTGAAATCGCCGCGCGAGCGAAGATTTCCCGCGTGACCGTTCGCAAGGCGCTGCGGAGCCTCGTCGAACAGGGCGTTCTCGTCCAACGCCATGGCTCCGGCACCTTTGTCGCCGCTCATGCCGAACCTCGGGTGCAGCCTCTCTCGCGGCTGACCTCTTTCACCGATGATATGGCAAGGCGCGGCAAGCGGACTCATTCCCTGTGGCTCGAACGCGGCATCCACCTGCCGTCGCCGCAGGAAATGATGGTGCTCGGCCTGACGGCAAGCGAGCGTGTCACGCGGGTCCACCGCCTGCGTTTCGCCAATGACACGGCGCTCGCCGTCGAACGCGTCTCGATCGCAGCTTCGCTGCTGCCGAATCCCGAAGAGATCGTTGCATCGCTTTACGCGGCCCTGGCGGCACGGGGCAATCATCCCGTACGTGCCGTCCAGCGCATTTCGGCGGCCATCGTCGATGCGCAAGATGCCGAATTGCTGCGCGTTCCACCGGGGTCCGCCGGGCTCGATATCGAGCGGATCTCTTACCTAGGACACGGCAAGACGGTTGAATTCACCCGATCGGTCTACCGCAGCGACATCTACGATTTCGTTGCAGAAATGCAGCTGGGCGAATCCAGCGAAGGAGAGGAACATTGA
- a CDS encoding ABC transporter substrate-binding protein, protein MKRIIIGGLAILLACSPALAQKTVLTIGMGTADASTLDPHSATSTADKGVLNYIFNGLVRIKPGQISPEFIEPDLAESWSANPAGTEWTFKIRHGVQCHHDYGEFTAEDAVFSIKRASDKKTSSFANDFNQLSNVEAVDPYTVKVTLQHPVAGFLGYLANLHGGNMVCKKAVEALGDKFSKNPIGTGPFEFVEYQPQQYVKLAANKKYFRGAPQIEQIMYRYIPDDASRDLAFESGELDLVYGKQDQSWIDRISKVPGIKVLAMEPGELSTLFINTTIKPFDDLRVRQAIAYSINRKQIVALKGAGSSREAVSVVPSGYLGTDQQAELYPYDPEKAKALLKEAGFPNGLTIQTIHTTFGGMLSVIQAVQAQLKKTGINLDIQLVDHATYHAQIRKDLSQLVHYQAARFPVADVYLTQFYDSASIVGTPTAITNFSHCNVADTEIRAARIETDPAKQKELWKEAQDKLIKNVCGIPVFEQLQIWAWHDDLDLGYDLKGSLNLSPPITEKTHFTK, encoded by the coding sequence ATGAAGCGGATAATTATAGGCGGATTGGCCATTTTGCTGGCGTGCAGTCCTGCCCTTGCCCAGAAAACGGTTCTCACCATCGGTATGGGGACCGCAGACGCGAGCACGCTCGATCCGCATTCTGCGACGTCGACGGCCGACAAAGGGGTCCTCAACTATATCTTCAACGGCCTCGTGCGCATCAAGCCTGGCCAGATCAGCCCTGAATTCATCGAACCCGATCTCGCCGAAAGCTGGAGCGCGAATCCTGCCGGAACGGAATGGACCTTCAAGATCCGGCACGGCGTGCAATGTCATCACGACTATGGCGAATTCACCGCGGAAGATGCCGTCTTTTCGATCAAGCGGGCATCCGACAAGAAAACGTCGTCCTTCGCGAATGATTTCAACCAGCTTTCCAATGTCGAAGCTGTCGACCCCTATACGGTGAAAGTCACGCTGCAGCACCCTGTCGCCGGTTTTCTCGGCTATCTCGCGAATCTGCACGGCGGCAATATGGTCTGCAAAAAGGCCGTCGAGGCGCTGGGGGACAAATTCTCCAAAAATCCGATCGGAACGGGGCCATTCGAGTTCGTCGAATATCAGCCGCAACAATACGTGAAGCTGGCGGCGAACAAGAAATATTTCCGCGGTGCGCCTCAGATCGAGCAGATCATGTACCGCTACATTCCCGATGATGCGAGCCGCGATCTCGCATTCGAATCGGGCGAGCTTGATCTCGTTTACGGCAAGCAGGATCAGTCCTGGATCGATCGCATCTCGAAGGTCCCCGGCATCAAAGTTCTAGCGATGGAGCCGGGCGAATTGTCGACGCTCTTCATCAATACGACGATCAAGCCTTTCGACGATCTTCGTGTTCGGCAGGCCATCGCCTATTCCATCAACCGCAAGCAAATCGTTGCGCTCAAGGGCGCGGGATCGTCGCGCGAGGCCGTCTCGGTTGTGCCTTCTGGCTATCTCGGCACCGATCAGCAGGCGGAGCTCTATCCATATGATCCGGAAAAGGCGAAGGCGCTCTTGAAAGAAGCCGGCTTCCCGAACGGATTGACCATCCAGACGATCCACACCACGTTCGGAGGCATGTTGTCCGTCATCCAGGCCGTACAAGCACAACTGAAGAAAACCGGCATCAACCTGGACATTCAGCTCGTCGACCACGCGACATATCACGCGCAAATTCGCAAGGATTTGTCTCAGCTCGTTCACTATCAGGCAGCCCGCTTTCCCGTCGCGGACGTTTACTTGACGCAATTCTACGATTCGGCGTCGATCGTCGGCACGCCGACCGCCATCACCAACTTCAGCCATTGCAATGTCGCGGACACGGAAATTCGCGCAGCGCGTATCGAGACCGACCCTGCCAAACAGAAGGAATTGTGGAAAGAGGCGCAGGACAAGCTGATCAAGAACGTTTGCGGCATTCCCGTCTTCGAACAGCTGCAGATCTGGGCTTGGCATGACGATCTTGATTTGGGGTACGATCTGAAAGGATCGCTCAATCTCTCGCCGCCGATAACGGAAAAGACCCATTTCACGAAATAG
- the nagA gene encoding N-acetylglucosamine-6-phosphate deacetylase, which translates to MTPQSALLAPRIFDGETWHTNAAVLMANGDVDAIVQQNAIPSGLEVTEIDTGFIAPGFVDLQVNGGGGVMLNDHRDADAIRTICAAHASFGTTALLATLITDTPTITAEAIAAGAEAARRQIPGFLGLHLEGPHLSIRRKGAHDPHLIRPMEEDDLIRLIAARDQMPVLLTTVATESVAPHQIKHLAGAGLIVSLGHSNANYADVVQAAKAGASMATHLFNAMSQIENRAPGLVGASIALPSLWAGLIADGIHVDPINIGIALRAKPGPARIFLVTDAMATIGTDMREFKLNGRVIKRHDGRLTLEDGTLAGADLDMISAVRFMRNRIGITLEEALRMASLYPAMAVGMDHRHGRLGLHTRADMVVLDDELGIGSVWIGGQPVYRAPARR; encoded by the coding sequence ATGACGCCCCAATCGGCTCTCCTTGCGCCGCGCATTTTCGACGGCGAAACGTGGCACACGAATGCCGCCGTGTTGATGGCGAATGGCGACGTCGACGCGATTGTGCAGCAAAACGCGATACCGTCAGGGCTTGAGGTAACGGAAATCGATACCGGTTTCATCGCCCCAGGCTTCGTCGACTTGCAGGTCAACGGCGGTGGCGGCGTGATGCTCAACGATCATCGCGACGCCGATGCCATCCGTACGATCTGCGCGGCGCATGCTTCCTTCGGCACCACGGCCCTGCTGGCGACCCTCATCACCGATACACCCACGATCACAGCCGAAGCGATTGCCGCCGGCGCCGAAGCGGCGCGCCGTCAAATACCGGGCTTTCTCGGCCTGCATCTCGAAGGCCCGCATCTCTCGATCCGTCGCAAAGGCGCGCACGACCCGCATCTGATCCGCCCGATGGAGGAAGACGATCTCATTCGCCTGATCGCGGCACGCGATCAGATGCCCGTCCTGCTGACGACGGTCGCAACGGAATCGGTCGCTCCCCATCAGATCAAGCATCTTGCCGGTGCGGGCCTCATCGTCAGCCTCGGTCATTCCAATGCGAATTATGCTGATGTCGTTCAAGCGGCCAAGGCCGGGGCATCGATGGCGACTCATCTGTTCAATGCCATGAGCCAGATCGAAAATCGCGCGCCGGGACTGGTCGGCGCGTCCATCGCGCTGCCGAGCCTATGGGCCGGCCTGATTGCCGACGGCATTCATGTCGATCCGATCAACATTGGCATAGCCCTACGCGCCAAACCTGGCCCGGCGCGAATCTTCCTCGTGACCGACGCGATGGCGACGATCGGCACCGATATGCGCGAATTCAAGCTCAACGGCCGCGTCATCAAGCGCCATGACGGTCGGTTGACATTGGAAGACGGCACGCTGGCCGGAGCGGATCTCGACATGATTTCGGCTGTGCGTTTCATGCGGAACCGCATTGGCATCACGTTGGAAGAAGCTCTGCGAATGGCGTCGCTTTATCCGGCAATGGCCGTCGGTATGGATCATCGTCATGGACGTTTGGGCCTGCACACGCGAGCCGACATGGTCGTGCTCGACGACGAGCTTGGCATTGGGTCCGTCTGGATTGGCGGCCAACCCGTGTATCGCGCGCCGGCCCGGCGCTAA
- a CDS encoding SIS domain-containing protein has product MRREVLEIPQAVARLFDRSSVEIERAGSTLRTIDPNVIVTVARGSSDHAASFLKYAIELTIGVPVASLGPSIASIYEVRLKLANAACIAISQSGKSPDIVAMTHTACRGGATGIALTNTAGSPLTKAVGHPIDIAAGAEKSVAATKTFVNSAVAGLGILAHWAGDKALLTAARELPQHLERAVACDWNIFGDALDRAPSVFVLGRGPTLAIANEVALKFKETCSLHAEAYSGAEVMHGPMALVGPGFPVLALAARDRAEVSIVDAADVLAGKGAATFVTSDRASKAAHLPFAATGHPLTDALVLIASFYAFVEAFARRRGLNPDEPRNLRKVTETI; this is encoded by the coding sequence ATGCGCCGCGAGGTGCTGGAAATTCCGCAGGCCGTCGCGCGATTGTTCGATCGCTCGTCGGTCGAGATCGAGCGCGCCGGCAGCACGCTCCGAACAATCGACCCAAACGTTATAGTTACGGTGGCGCGCGGCTCATCGGACCATGCCGCCTCGTTTCTGAAATATGCGATAGAACTCACGATAGGCGTTCCGGTGGCGTCGCTCGGCCCTTCGATTGCCTCCATCTATGAGGTTCGTCTCAAACTCGCCAACGCAGCCTGCATCGCCATTTCGCAGTCGGGCAAAAGCCCCGATATCGTCGCGATGACCCATACGGCGTGTCGCGGCGGCGCAACCGGGATCGCGCTCACCAACACCGCCGGCTCGCCCCTTACGAAAGCGGTCGGTCATCCGATCGACATCGCCGCCGGCGCCGAGAAAAGCGTCGCCGCAACGAAGACCTTCGTGAATTCGGCAGTCGCGGGTCTTGGCATTCTCGCGCATTGGGCCGGCGACAAAGCGCTGCTGACTGCGGCGCGCGAATTGCCGCAGCACCTGGAGCGCGCCGTCGCCTGCGATTGGAACATCTTTGGCGATGCGCTCGACCGGGCGCCTTCCGTCTTCGTGCTTGGGCGCGGCCCCACGCTCGCGATTGCCAATGAAGTCGCTTTGAAATTCAAAGAGACGTGTTCGCTTCATGCCGAAGCCTATAGCGGCGCCGAAGTCATGCATGGGCCAATGGCGCTGGTCGGACCAGGCTTTCCGGTGCTGGCCCTTGCGGCTCGCGACCGAGCGGAGGTTTCGATCGTCGATGCGGCCGATGTGCTTGCCGGCAAAGGCGCGGCGACCTTCGTCACCTCAGATCGCGCCAGCAAAGCCGCTCATCTGCCATTCGCCGCGACCGGGCATCCACTCACGGATGCGTTGGTGCTGATCGCGTCCTTCTATGCCTTCGTCGAGGCCTTCGCGCGCCGCCGCGGCCTCAATCCGGACGAACCACGGAATCTGCGCAAAGTGACGGAGACCATATGA
- a CDS encoding threonine ammonia-lyase codes for MAIFVGQRSFMTRLSIGRIEEAVRKIDSVFQHTPQYCCPNLSKALGCRIILKVETLNPVRCFKGRGTDVVLANLEKTSGQKTVVCASAGNLGQALAYCGNNRGFEVTVAASSAANPLKVERMKALGANVILVDGQIEEALEAAIAHSRRTGAFLVEDSKNIDTCEGAGTIGLELAKLPFSLDSILISLGAGAMATGIGFALKAYRPDTKVLSVQPQNAPALTRSYRAGEVVESGPPNTIADGVAGRYTIPDVLADMLEIVDDALLVEEDSIVEGMKLLYKHSGLIVEPAAALGVASILESPDRFRGQTVATVLCGSNVAPQDFEHWVRL; via the coding sequence CATTGGCCGAATTGAAGAGGCCGTTCGCAAAATCGACAGCGTTTTTCAGCACACGCCTCAGTATTGTTGCCCCAATTTGAGCAAAGCTTTGGGATGCCGCATCATATTGAAGGTCGAGACATTGAATCCTGTACGGTGTTTCAAAGGGCGCGGAACAGACGTGGTGTTGGCCAATCTGGAAAAGACCAGTGGTCAGAAAACTGTGGTGTGTGCGAGTGCCGGAAATCTTGGCCAAGCACTCGCGTATTGCGGAAACAACAGAGGCTTCGAAGTTACCGTAGCCGCATCATCCGCTGCCAATCCCTTAAAAGTCGAACGTATGAAAGCACTGGGCGCAAACGTTATTCTGGTCGATGGGCAAATCGAAGAAGCACTTGAAGCCGCGATTGCACATTCCCGAAGAACCGGCGCATTTCTCGTCGAAGATAGTAAGAATATTGATACCTGCGAAGGAGCGGGGACAATTGGTCTGGAACTCGCCAAACTACCGTTTTCGTTGGATTCTATTTTGATTTCACTTGGTGCTGGAGCGATGGCGACCGGTATTGGTTTTGCGTTGAAAGCTTATCGCCCGGACACCAAGGTCTTGTCAGTTCAGCCGCAAAATGCGCCTGCATTAACTCGGTCATATCGCGCAGGTGAAGTTGTCGAATCCGGACCGCCCAACACAATCGCCGATGGCGTCGCTGGGAGGTACACCATTCCCGATGTTTTGGCAGATATGCTGGAAATCGTGGACGATGCCCTGTTGGTCGAGGAAGACAGTATCGTTGAGGGTATGAAATTACTTTATAAGCACTCAGGCTTGATCGTTGAGCCTGCCGCCGCTTTGGGTGTGGCCAGTATTCTTGAGAGCCCAGACCGCTTTCGCGGGCAAACCGTCGCGACGGTTTTGTGCGGAAGCAATGTTGCACCTCAAGATTTCGAGCATTGGGTAAGACTGTGA
- a CDS encoding ABC transporter permease: protein MTNFILRRLAFAVVTLFAVLTLVFVLVRIVPGDPALVFLGDQAGREAVEAFHHKFGLDQPIWRQYIDFLVGALQGNWGESMKTGAPVLSEVMKVLPWTLELTAASLLIGLAIGVPLGVWSALHRNRLIDYIIRIASLLGLSFPPFVSAIILILVFAIWLQWLPVISASSGSFTAWFRSLALPAVNLGLITAAYITRVTRSAMLEVLSEDYVRTAKAKGLEWSVVVWRHAFRNGLMPVITITGLYMGMLIGNSVINETVFNRPGLGKLIIGALMQRDYPMLQGMMVVYTLLVVIVNLITDLAYGLADPRVKLQ, encoded by the coding sequence ATGACGAATTTCATCTTGCGGCGGCTGGCATTCGCGGTCGTGACGCTCTTTGCCGTCCTCACTCTGGTGTTCGTGCTGGTGCGCATCGTTCCGGGCGATCCGGCGCTTGTCTTTCTCGGCGACCAGGCCGGGCGCGAGGCCGTCGAAGCCTTTCATCATAAATTCGGGCTCGATCAGCCGATATGGCGCCAATATATTGACTTTCTGGTCGGCGCTTTGCAGGGCAACTGGGGCGAAAGCATGAAGACCGGAGCGCCGGTGCTTTCGGAAGTCATGAAGGTTTTGCCTTGGACGCTCGAACTCACCGCTGCCTCCTTGTTGATCGGTCTGGCCATTGGGGTGCCCTTGGGTGTGTGGTCGGCCTTGCATCGCAATCGTCTGATCGACTACATCATTCGCATTGCGTCGCTGCTCGGCCTGTCGTTTCCGCCGTTCGTCTCGGCGATCATTCTCATTCTCGTCTTTGCCATCTGGCTGCAATGGCTTCCGGTGATCAGCGCATCGTCCGGCAGTTTCACCGCATGGTTTAGGTCGCTGGCTCTGCCTGCCGTCAATCTGGGGCTGATTACGGCTGCCTATATCACGCGCGTCACGCGCTCCGCGATGTTGGAGGTGCTCTCGGAAGATTATGTGCGTACCGCCAAGGCGAAGGGGCTTGAATGGAGCGTCGTCGTGTGGCGTCACGCATTCCGCAACGGCCTCATGCCGGTGATCACGATCACCGGGCTCTATATGGGGATGCTCATCGGCAATTCCGTGATCAACGAAACGGTGTTCAACCGGCCGGGCCTCGGCAAATTGATTATCGGCGCTCTGATGCAGCGCGATTATCCGATGCTGCAAGGCATGATGGTCGTCTACACATTGCTGGTCGTGATCGTCAATTTGATCACCGATCTGGCCTATGGACTTGCCGATCCGCGGGTGAAGTTGCAATGA